GTGAAAAATGGCCTGATGGAAGAAGGCGATACCCTCTATTCTCCGACCAATATCAGCTTGCTGCACCATGTCAACGCAGCACTGCGTGCCCACGTGTTGTTTGAGCGCAACGTCGACTACATCGTCACTGATGATGGTGAAGTGGTTATCGTTGATGAGCATACTGGCCGTACCATGCCGGGGCGTCGTTGGTCTGAAGGTTTGCATCAAGCGGTGGAAGCTAAAGAAGGCGTCAAGATTCAAAATGAAAACCAGACGCTGGCTTCAATTACTTTCCAGAATTACTTCCGTCTGTATGAAAAACTGTCGGGCATGACAGGTACCGCAGATACCGAAGCATTTGAGTTCCAGCAAATCTATGGCTTGGAAACTGTGGTTATTCCAACCAACAAACCAATGATCCGTAATGATATGCCGGATGTGGTTTACCGCACTGAAGCGGAAAAATTTGCTGCAATCATTGAAGACATCAAAGAACGCGTTGAAAAAGGTCAACCGGTTCTGGTAGGTACGGTATCGATTGAAAAATCGGAACTGCTGTCTAACGCGCTGAAGAAAGCCAAGATCAAACACAACGTGTTGAACGCCAAGTTCCATGAGAAAGAAGCGGAAATCGTCGCCGAAGCAGGTAAACCAGGGGCTGTGACCATCGCGACCAACATGGCCGGACGTGGTACGGACATCGTGTTGGGTGGCAGTTGGCAAGCTAAAGTTGAACAGATGGACAACCCAAGCCAAGCGCAGATTGATGCCATCAAAGCGGAATGGAAAATCGTTCATGACCAAGTGCTAGACGCGGGTGGCCTACACATTATTGGTACCGAACGTCATGAATCTCGTCGTATCGATAACCAGCTGCGTGGCCGTTCTGGTCGTCAAGGTGATGCGGGCTCTTCGCGTTTCTATCTGTCAATGGAAGATTCCCTGCTGCGTATTTTCACCTCTGATCGCATGGCGGCCTTGATTCAAAGCGGCATGGAAGAGGGTGAAGCAATCGAATCGAAAATGTTGTCTCGCTCGATTGAAAAAGCGCAACGTAAAGTGGAAGGGCGCAACTTCGATATCCGTAAGCAATTGCTGGAATACGACGATGTGGCCAACGACCAACGTAAAGTGGTGTACGAGCTGCGCGATGAGTTGATGGGTTCTGATGATATCAGCGAAATGCTCGAGCACAACCGTGTTGATGTACTGAACAATGTGATTGATGAGTACATTCCTCCGCAATCATTGGAAGACATGTGGGATCTGCTTGGCCTGCAAGAGCGCTTGAAGAACGATTTCGACCTCGATGCGCCGGTGAAACAGTGGTTGGAGCAGGACGATAAACTGTATGAAGAAGCGCTACGCGATAAAATCATCGATCTCGCGGTAGAAGTCTACAAAGCGAAAGAAGAAGTGGTCGGTGCACAAGTGCTGCGCAACTTCGAAAAATCAGTGATGCTGCAAACGCTAGATACCTTGTGGAAAGAGCATTTGGCGGCGATGGATCACTTGCGCCAAGGGATCCATTTGCGTGGTTATGCGCAGAAGAACCCAAAACAGGAATACAAGCGTGAGTCGTTCGAGCTGTTTGAAGGTTTACTGGAAACACTTAAGTCTGACGTGATTATGATCTTGTCAAAAGTGCGCGTTCAACAACAAGAAGAAGTGGAACGTATGGAAGCTCAGCGTAGAGCGCAAGCAGAAGAAGCGGCTCGCCGAGCGCAGGCGCAACACGCTGCGGCAGATAACCCACTGGCAGAGGGCGATGAGCACGTATCTCATCAACCAGCTGTACGCGATGAGCGTAAAGTGGGCCGT
This Vibrio navarrensis DNA region includes the following protein-coding sequences:
- the secA gene encoding preprotein translocase subunit SecA — its product is MITKLLTKVIGSRNDRTLRRLRKIVKEINNYEPTFEALSDEELKAKTVEFRQRLEQGETLDQLLPEAFATVREASKRVYGMRHFDVQLIGGMVLNSGQIAEMRTGEGKTLTATLPAYLNALPGKGVHIVTVNDYLAKRDAETNRPLFEFLGMTVGVNIPNMPHPAKKEAYQADILYGTNNEFGFDYLRDNMAFRNEDRVQRARFFAVVDEVDSILIDEARTPLIISGPAEDSSELYTRINALIPLLQKQDKEDSEEYRGDGHYTVDEKSKQVHLTETGQEFVEELMVKNGLMEEGDTLYSPTNISLLHHVNAALRAHVLFERNVDYIVTDDGEVVIVDEHTGRTMPGRRWSEGLHQAVEAKEGVKIQNENQTLASITFQNYFRLYEKLSGMTGTADTEAFEFQQIYGLETVVIPTNKPMIRNDMPDVVYRTEAEKFAAIIEDIKERVEKGQPVLVGTVSIEKSELLSNALKKAKIKHNVLNAKFHEKEAEIVAEAGKPGAVTIATNMAGRGTDIVLGGSWQAKVEQMDNPSQAQIDAIKAEWKIVHDQVLDAGGLHIIGTERHESRRIDNQLRGRSGRQGDAGSSRFYLSMEDSLLRIFTSDRMAALIQSGMEEGEAIESKMLSRSIEKAQRKVEGRNFDIRKQLLEYDDVANDQRKVVYELRDELMGSDDISEMLEHNRVDVLNNVIDEYIPPQSLEDMWDLLGLQERLKNDFDLDAPVKQWLEQDDKLYEEALRDKIIDLAVEVYKAKEEVVGAQVLRNFEKSVMLQTLDTLWKEHLAAMDHLRQGIHLRGYAQKNPKQEYKRESFELFEGLLETLKSDVIMILSKVRVQQQEEVERMEAQRRAQAEEAARRAQAQHAAADNPLAEGDEHVSHQPAVRDERKVGRNEPCPCGSGKKYKQCHGQIN